Proteins from a genomic interval of Pseudomonas asplenii:
- the glnA gene encoding type I glutamate--ammonia ligase — MSKSVQLIKDHDVKWIDLRFTDTKGTQHHVTMPARDALDDEFFEIGKMFDGSSIAGWKGIEASDMILMPDDSTAVLDPFTEEPTLILVCDVIEPSTMQGYDRDPRAIARRAEEYLKSTGIGDTAFFGPEPEFFIFDSVKFKSDISGSMFKIFSEQGSWMSDQDVEGGNKGHRPGIKGGYFPVPPFDHDHEIRTSMCNALEEMGQTVEVHHHEVATAGQNEIGVKFNTLVAKADEVQTLKYCVHNVADAYGRTATFMPKPLYGDNGSGMHVHMSISKDGKNTFSGEGYAGLSDTALYFIGGIIKHGKALNGFTNPSTNSYKRLVPGFEAPVMLAYSARNRSASIRIPYVNSPKARRIEARFPDPAANPYLAFAALMMAGLDGIQNKIHPGDAADKNLYDLPPEEAKEIPQVCGSLKEALEELDKGRAFLTKGGVFSDDFIDAYIELKSEEEIKVRTFVHPLEYELYYSC; from the coding sequence ATGTCGAAGTCGGTTCAACTCATCAAAGATCATGACGTTAAATGGATTGATCTGCGCTTCACGGACACCAAAGGTACTCAGCACCACGTGACCATGCCGGCCCGTGATGCGCTGGACGACGAATTCTTCGAAATCGGCAAGATGTTCGACGGTTCCTCCATTGCTGGCTGGAAAGGCATCGAAGCCTCCGACATGATCCTGATGCCGGACGACAGCACTGCCGTGCTCGACCCGTTCACCGAAGAGCCAACCCTGATCCTGGTCTGCGACGTCATCGAGCCGTCGACCATGCAAGGCTACGATCGCGACCCACGTGCAATCGCCCGTCGTGCCGAGGAATACCTGAAATCGACCGGTATCGGCGACACCGCCTTCTTCGGTCCAGAGCCTGAGTTCTTCATCTTCGATTCGGTCAAGTTCAAGTCCGACATCTCCGGCTCCATGTTCAAGATCTTCTCGGAACAAGGTTCCTGGATGTCCGACCAGGACGTGGAAGGCGGCAACAAGGGCCACCGTCCAGGTATCAAAGGCGGCTACTTCCCGGTTCCACCGTTCGACCACGACCACGAAATCCGTACCTCCATGTGCAACGCACTGGAAGAGATGGGTCAGACCGTCGAAGTTCACCACCACGAAGTGGCGACTGCCGGCCAGAACGAAATCGGCGTGAAGTTCAACACCCTGGTTGCCAAGGCTGACGAAGTTCAGACCCTGAAGTACTGCGTACACAACGTGGCTGATGCCTACGGCCGTACCGCTACCTTCATGCCAAAACCGCTGTACGGCGACAACGGCTCGGGTATGCACGTTCACATGTCCATCTCCAAAGATGGCAAGAACACCTTCTCCGGCGAAGGTTATGCCGGCCTGTCCGATACCGCTCTGTACTTCATCGGCGGCATCATCAAGCACGGCAAGGCCCTGAACGGCTTCACCAACCCTTCGACCAACTCCTACAAGCGTCTGGTCCCAGGCTTCGAAGCTCCAGTGATGCTGGCCTACTCGGCTCGTAACCGCTCCGCCTCGATCCGTATTCCTTACGTCAACAGCCCCAAGGCTCGTCGTATCGAAGCACGCTTCCCGGACCCGGCTGCCAACCCATACCTGGCCTTCGCTGCTCTGATGATGGCCGGCCTGGACGGCATCCAGAACAAGATCCACCCAGGCGATGCCGCCGACAAGAACCTGTACGACCTGCCGCCTGAAGAGGCCAAGGAAATCCCACAGGTTTGCGGTAGCCTGAAAGAAGCCCTGGAAGAGCTGGACAAAGGTCGTGCGTTCCTGACCAAAGGCGGCGTTTTCAGCGACGACTTCATCGATGCCTACATCGAACTGAAGAGCGAAGAAGAAATCAAGGTGCGTACCTTCGTACACCCACTGGAATACGAGCTGTACTACAGCTGCTAA
- a CDS encoding chorismate mutase: MSPHNRIASLLFATIVSTSALAAPPPAPESLAPLLQTISERLTIADQVALTKWDSGKPVEDSLREQQVIANAGEKAQNYQLKPEEISPFISAQIEANKLVQYALLAKWRDAGKAPVIARPDLVKQIRPVLDQLQIKLLQQYAAFAPHRQDPQCPVWLAQARQDLATDSIHDLALVRAVGELCLRPQ; the protein is encoded by the coding sequence ATGTCACCGCACAACCGCATTGCCAGCCTGCTGTTTGCCACTATCGTCAGCACCAGCGCGCTGGCCGCCCCCCCGCCCGCCCCCGAAAGCCTGGCCCCGCTGCTGCAGACCATCAGTGAACGCCTGACCATCGCCGACCAGGTCGCCCTGACCAAATGGGACAGCGGCAAGCCCGTCGAGGACAGCCTGCGCGAACAGCAGGTGATCGCCAACGCCGGGGAGAAGGCGCAGAACTATCAACTCAAGCCTGAAGAAATCAGCCCGTTCATCTCGGCACAGATCGAAGCCAACAAGCTGGTGCAGTACGCACTGCTGGCCAAATGGCGGGATGCGGGCAAGGCCCCGGTGATCGCCAGACCCGACCTGGTCAAGCAGATCCGCCCGGTGCTGGATCAACTGCAGATCAAGCTGCTGCAGCAATACGCCGCGTTCGCCCCGCACCGGCAAGACCCGCAGTGCCCGGTCTGGCTGGCTCAGGCGCGCCAAGACCTGGCCACGGACAGCATCCACGACCTCGCCCTGGTGCGCGCCGTGGGCGAATTGTGTCTGCGCCCACAGTGA
- a CDS encoding DUF4124 domain-containing protein: MGRTLLYLLLALALPVSAQIYKYTDANGNTAYSSQPPDGIAAKTLELPPLNSVETQKPGVAAPAQPITAQPANALQSAAPYSAFELTDIPTEEALRANNGTFTVGVKIEPRLQRQHQLRLVLDGAPYGQSSNVPRLQLVNVDRGEHTLAVQALDGEQVVQQSPAVTFSVQRVHKP, encoded by the coding sequence ATGGGTCGAACCCTGCTCTATCTGCTGTTGGCCTTGGCCCTGCCCGTGTCAGCGCAGATCTACAAGTACACCGATGCCAACGGCAACACGGCCTACAGCAGTCAGCCGCCCGACGGCATCGCCGCCAAGACCCTGGAGCTGCCGCCGCTCAACAGCGTCGAGACGCAGAAGCCAGGCGTGGCCGCGCCCGCCCAACCGATAACCGCACAGCCGGCCAACGCCCTGCAGAGCGCGGCGCCCTACAGCGCGTTCGAACTGACGGATATCCCGACCGAGGAGGCCCTGCGCGCCAACAACGGTACCTTCACCGTCGGCGTGAAGATCGAGCCGCGCCTGCAACGCCAGCACCAGCTACGATTGGTGCTTGATGGCGCGCCCTACGGTCAGTCGAGCAACGTCCCGCGCCTGCAACTGGTGAACGTCGACCGCGGCGAACACACACTCGCCGTGCAGGCCCTGGACGGCGAGCAGGTTGTGCAGCAAAGCCCTGCCGTCACGTTCAGCGTGCAGCGGGTGCACAAACCTTGA
- a CDS encoding DUF4124 domain-containing protein gives MSRAFLRALGLASTLIALPAVAEVYTYIDSQGNRVFTDQPHKGATRVPLAPSNRMSANPHRPTAKPATSQAHTAPIFHYQMVRILVPDPDATVRSAEGNLIVSVTSDPGLQTGHGYRLLLDGKPTGAAGTSPVFALENIDRGTHQLAVEILDEQGRIAERTANQPFHMVRMSLSQKRQAQPCQIADYGQRPECPLADKPAEEKSSLLPFL, from the coding sequence ATGAGCAGAGCATTCCTTCGGGCACTGGGCCTGGCCTCAACGCTCATCGCCCTGCCGGCGGTGGCCGAGGTCTACACCTACATCGACAGCCAGGGCAACCGGGTCTTTACCGACCAGCCCCATAAAGGTGCGACCCGCGTACCACTGGCACCCAGCAACCGCATGTCGGCCAACCCCCACCGCCCGACAGCCAAGCCTGCCACCAGCCAGGCCCACACCGCCCCCATCTTCCACTACCAGATGGTCCGCATCCTGGTACCCGATCCCGATGCCACGGTGCGCAGCGCCGAGGGTAATCTGATCGTCAGCGTCACCAGCGATCCCGGCCTGCAGACCGGCCATGGCTATCGCCTGCTGCTGGACGGCAAACCCACCGGGGCCGCTGGCACCAGCCCGGTGTTCGCCCTGGAAAACATCGACCGTGGCACTCACCAGCTCGCCGTGGAAATCCTCGACGAACAAGGCCGCATCGCCGAACGCACCGCCAACCAGCCCTTCCACATGGTGCGCATGTCCCTCAGCCAGAAACGCCAGGCACAGCCCTGCCAAATTGCCGATTACGGCCAGCGCCCGGAATGTCCATTGGCGGACAAACCCGCAGAAGAAAAAAGCAGCCTCCTGCCCTTTCTGTAG
- the glnL gene encoding nitrogen regulation protein NR(II) has translation MTISDALHRLLLDNLTTATILLNAELRLEYMNPAAEMLLAISGQRSHGQFISELFTESSEALNSLRQAVEQAHPFTKREAMLTALTGNTLTVDYAVTPILSQGETLLLLEVHPRDRLLRITKEEAQLSKQETTKMLVRGLAHEIKNPLGGIRGAAQLLARELPEESLKDYTNVIIEEADRLRNLVDRMLGSNKLPSLAMTNVHEVLERVSSLVEAESQGCITLVRDYDPSIPDLLIDREQMIQAVLNIVRNAMQAISSQNELRLGRISLRTRAIRQFTIGHIRHRLVTKIEIIDNGPGIPAELQETIFYPMVSGRPDGTGLGLAITQNIISQHQGLIECESHPGHTTFSIFLPLEQGATST, from the coding sequence ATGACCATCAGCGACGCCCTGCACAGACTGTTACTCGACAACCTGACCACCGCAACCATCCTGCTCAATGCCGAACTGCGCCTTGAGTACATGAACCCTGCGGCCGAAATGTTGCTCGCCATCAGCGGCCAGCGCAGCCATGGTCAGTTCATCAGCGAGTTGTTCACCGAATCGAGCGAAGCGCTGAACTCCCTGCGCCAGGCGGTCGAGCAGGCGCACCCGTTCACCAAGCGCGAAGCCATGCTGACCGCCCTGACCGGCAATACCCTGACCGTCGACTATGCCGTGACTCCGATCCTCAGCCAGGGCGAAACCCTGCTGCTGCTGGAAGTCCATCCCCGCGACCGGCTGCTGCGCATCACCAAGGAAGAGGCCCAGCTGTCCAAGCAGGAAACCACCAAGATGCTGGTGCGCGGCCTGGCCCACGAGATCAAGAACCCCCTCGGCGGGATTCGCGGCGCGGCCCAATTGCTGGCCCGCGAGTTGCCGGAAGAAAGCCTCAAGGACTACACCAACGTCATCATCGAGGAAGCCGACCGCCTGCGAAACCTGGTGGATCGCATGCTCGGCTCGAACAAGCTGCCCTCGCTGGCCATGACCAATGTCCACGAAGTGCTGGAACGGGTCAGCAGCCTGGTGGAAGCCGAGAGCCAGGGTTGCATCACGCTGGTGCGTGACTACGACCCGAGCATCCCCGACCTGCTGATCGACCGCGAACAGATGATCCAGGCCGTGCTCAATATCGTGCGCAACGCCATGCAGGCCATCAGCAGCCAGAACGAGCTGCGCCTGGGCCGCATCAGCCTGCGCACCCGGGCCATTCGCCAGTTCACCATCGGCCACATCCGCCACCGCCTGGTGACCAAGATCGAAATCATCGACAACGGCCCGGGCATTCCTGCCGAACTTCAGGAAACCATCTTCTATCCAATGGTCAGCGGTCGCCCCGACGGTACCGGGCTAGGCCTGGCCATTACCCAGAACATCATCAGCCAGCATCAGGGCCTGATCGAGTGCGAAAGCCATCCTGGCCACACCACGTTTTCGATCTTCCTGCCCCTGGAACAAGGAGCCACATCGACATGA
- the ntrC gene encoding nitrogen regulation protein NR(I), translating to MSRSETVWIVDDDRSIRWVLEKALQQEGMTTQSFDSADGVMSRLARQQPDVIISDIRMPGASGLDLLARIREQHPRLPVIIMTAHSDLDSAVASYQGGAFEYLPKPFDVDEAVSLVKRANQHAQEQQGLDTPPTLTRTPEIIGEAPAMQEVFRAIGRLSHSNITVLINGESGTGKELVAHALHRHSPRATSPFIALNMAAIPKDLMESELFGHEKGAFTGAANLRRGRFEQADGGTLFLDEIGDMPADTQTRLLRVLADGEFYRVGGHTPVKVDVRIIAATHQNLETLVHAGKFREDLFHRLNVIRIHIPRLSDRREDIPTLAKHFLGRAAQELSVEPKLLKTETEEYLKNLPWPGNVRQLENTCRWITVMASGREVHISDLPPELLNLPQDSAPVTNWEQALRQWADQALARGQSSLLDSAVPSFERIMIETALKHTAGRRRDAAVLLGWGRNTLTRKIKELGMKVDGGDDDDSEEA from the coding sequence ATGAGCCGTAGTGAAACCGTGTGGATCGTCGATGACGACCGTTCTATCCGTTGGGTTCTGGAAAAAGCCTTGCAACAGGAAGGCATGACCACCCAGAGCTTCGACAGTGCCGATGGCGTGATGAGCCGCCTGGCCCGCCAGCAGCCGGACGTGATCATCTCCGACATCCGCATGCCCGGTGCCAGTGGCCTGGACCTGCTGGCGCGAATTCGCGAGCAGCATCCGCGCCTGCCGGTGATCATCATGACCGCCCATTCCGACCTGGACAGCGCCGTGGCTTCGTACCAGGGCGGTGCCTTCGAATACCTGCCCAAACCGTTCGATGTCGACGAAGCGGTCTCGCTGGTCAAGCGCGCCAACCAGCATGCCCAGGAACAACAGGGCCTGGATACGCCGCCGACGCTGACCCGCACCCCGGAAATCATCGGTGAAGCGCCGGCGATGCAGGAAGTGTTTCGCGCCATCGGGCGCCTGAGCCACTCCAACATCACCGTACTGATCAACGGCGAGTCCGGTACCGGCAAGGAACTGGTCGCCCATGCCCTGCACCGTCACAGCCCACGGGCCACATCGCCATTCATTGCGCTGAACATGGCGGCGATTCCCAAGGACCTGATGGAGTCGGAACTGTTCGGCCATGAAAAAGGCGCCTTCACCGGCGCTGCCAATCTGCGCCGTGGACGCTTCGAACAGGCCGACGGCGGCACACTGTTCCTCGACGAGATCGGCGATATGCCGGCCGACACCCAGACCCGTCTGTTGCGGGTACTGGCGGACGGCGAATTCTATCGGGTCGGCGGTCATACGCCGGTCAAGGTCGACGTACGCATCATCGCCGCAACCCACCAGAACCTGGAAACCCTGGTGCACGCTGGCAAGTTCCGCGAAGACCTGTTCCACCGTCTGAACGTGATCCGTATCCACATCCCGCGGCTGTCGGATCGTCGCGAGGATATTCCGACCCTGGCCAAGCACTTCCTCGGACGGGCGGCGCAGGAACTGTCGGTGGAGCCCAAACTGCTGAAGACGGAAACCGAGGAATACCTGAAGAACCTGCCGTGGCCGGGCAACGTGCGTCAGTTGGAAAACACCTGCCGCTGGATCACCGTGATGGCTTCCGGTCGCGAAGTCCATATCAGCGACCTGCCGCCGGAACTGCTGAACCTGCCACAGGATTCGGCGCCGGTGACCAACTGGGAACAGGCCCTGCGCCAATGGGCGGACCAGGCCCTTGCCCGGGGCCAGTCGAGCCTGCTCGACAGCGCCGTGCCGAGCTTCGAGCGGATCATGATCGAGACCGCGCTCAAGCACACCGCCGGCCGCCGCCGCGACGCCGCCGTGCTGCTGGGCTGGGGCCGCAACACCTTGACCCGCAAGATCAAGGAGTTGGGCATGAAGGTCGATGGCGGGGATGACGACGACAGCGAAGAAGCCTGA